The Sorangiineae bacterium MSr11367 genome window below encodes:
- a CDS encoding SDR family NAD(P)-dependent oxidoreductase — MTTMTDKKSLLKQALDKLDDMATRLRRSESFRDAPIAVIGIGCRFPGGVRSPDDLWENLERGIHAVTEIPRERWDMGTLYDPDPSTPGKIATRHGGFVDGVDQFDPAFFGISPREAASIDPQHRFVLEVAWEALERAGQVPDELAHTKTGVFVGISTNDYARILSRQGNAHVDAYYMTGNSLNFSAGRLSYLLGLHGPAMAVDTACSSSLVAIHLACQSLRMGECEVALAGGVNLLLSPEGYLAASSARMLSRSGRCRTFDADADGMVRAEGCGIVVLKPLDAALAAEDPIVAVVRGTAVNQDGPSSGLTVPNKKAQVEVIRAALANAGVRPHDVGYVEAHGTGTPLGDPIEVRALAESLCDGRPAERPLYIASIKTNIGHAESASGVAGFIKTALSFERGSLPPHLHLEQLNPHMEWVDLAIRVPTRSMGWPSSPEGKRIAGVSSFGASGTNAHVVLEAPPPQSELPSDPGPIVLSLSARTETSLGDLARAYARHLEKAGAPPLRDLAHTTGVRRSHHEHRLSVVGRTHAELVRGLETQREHAPLPGVARGFAKAGKETTMAFVFSGHGSQWFGMGRQLFEHDPVFRQALEDCDAAMRPYADWGLVDTLRSTEPAWLDRVSQVQSALFAIGVALAARWRAWGIEPSAVVGHSMGEIAAAHVAGALGLDDAARIICQRGLLLDRVRGQGAMLLASLPLGDAEACLEGHRDRVSIAASNGPRMTVLSGDPRSVAEIRTRLEVDGVLCRVVKSDVAFHSPQMDPLVGELVSLLAGITPRAAEGIAFHSTVTGDTLTGTRLDPAYWGRNLREPVRFARAMDRLLDTGHTHFIEMSPHPTLLHAMQEAFTSENRVAVSSLRRERDDRAQLLESLAALHTTGYRVDWKRLYPSGRCADLPTYAWEHKRFWAEEPEPPVREGDDWIYEPRWRTSPRAATTANSESGAWLLVGDVPGVGGELAELLVQHGNEVLTTWPEDASTLRGVVYLGGLEAASPEKALGDLIELLQWLAPLPAPVSLFVVTRGSQSVVAGDAMVLAPDQAALWGFGRTASLEHPGVLRAMLDLDPAATGHAESAAAIFTEIAAPDGEEHLALRGGERYALRIERSAVLRGKPLESAPVSDNATYLVTGGLGALGLKVARWLAGCGARHLVLVGRNVPSRDAPGDAHTATQIASLRELEAMGVDVLMVPADVSDELRMALLFAQIAKTKPPLRGVVHAAGTATERPIVDLERGSLARELGAKVAGTWALHRLTQDLALDFFVLFGSTAAVWGLKDMSLYGAANAFLETFAHQRRAMGLPALSIAWSRWDDARIVRRSEGQTERLREQYDRMGVFALPSELALEVMGRLLATGVSHAIVAAMDWSRFTPIYEAQRRRPLIASVAAREPEANGIRGAEDGDDLRRQLESTSPARRLGRLKGIVRKEVGRVLGFGDDDILDPAAGLFELGMDSVMAVDVSRRLGSLFGRPVPVAAVFNHSSIETLARHLEEDVLGFASTRTTRVDRTEVAAQESIAVVGMGCRFPGGIESTEALWRLLEEGRTIVSKAPRERWAADAFDDDGDAWHGAFLDRVDHFDYPFFGISPREAAALDPQHRLLLTVAWEALEHAGVAPESLAGSATGVFVGIAGAEYNLLRLRSAGAGDYDVYDLTGNALSCAAGRLAFVLDLQGPAVSIDTACSSSLSAVYLACQSLRAGETHLALAGGVSVIASPLSFAATTRGKMIAHDGLCKTFDARADGYGRGEGCGLVVLKRLSDALAGDDVIHGVIRGIAMVHDGHSSGLTVPNGLAQVKVIRRALADAQVKPSEVSYVEAHGTGTALGDPIEIESLRAALGDGRDAEHPLWVGSVKTNFGHLEAASGVAGLMKAILSLQRARIPAHLNFERLNPEISLSEIPAIIPTEALAWPAHRAHIAGVSSFGFSGTNVHLVLGEPPARTAAEAREDRIQLVPLSARSPEALSDAVRASVERFGTVDASLESIGYASARKRGHHAQRLAVVAGSRSDWVEALRAFGRGEEDARVISGLVRSDRSHAAVFIYPGQGSQWIGMGRELLVREPVFRAEFDRVAHAMKDLVDFSLHDEIARDDGPLANGAIDVVQPVLFALESAYTALWRSWGIEPEAVVGHSKGEATAAYIAGALSLEDAASVICIRSRLLRRMSGHGGILIVGLPLAKTEAALAPYAGRLWVSASNGPTMTAVGGDLDALDTLAASLREGNVYCQPVRTDVASHTPKMDPLREDLLAALAHLKPRAAAIPIYSTVTGQVSDGACFDARYWVDNLCKPVLFAPVIETMLGEAFNVFLEMSPHPSLLHAVDDAIAQRGADAITVPSGRRSHDERQTLLDSLGRLYVRGVPVAWEQLYPSGAAWASLPPYPWQTERVWLAHEERGHAHRARTWRAGDPGRPLLHGRTPVAASGVFVWEMRLDAERLAYLSDHRVQGNILFPATGYIEMALAAAEEVFGPGAHLVRDVAFRSALQLTAGEPELVQVAVTLEMTGLASFQIATLRGPSDEPWDVHVQGTLVSSPATRARGPRLDVESLRARCTRSTSHEALYEALTARGLNYGASFRGIGEAHAGDGEAIATLVITEPHAAGYLVHPALLDAALHPSILALPSQHFEAGDAVLPVAVARVQVHGPPADAAGAYVRISPRPGATLDMVSIDASIFDGDGHVLVEISGMDARRLGKGATANEAGTDGWLYELAWPPQPLPAPAPDATAARGGWLLFDAGDGLVASLRSRLEAEGGTCHTVTLQDLDPTSPDAYRELVGRAFENRGVELRGVVHAWSLAAGSLEETQDRGCISALYLAQAIADSAPSARLWLVTRGAQAYPPGAALNVAQAPILGLGRVLANELPGLSCTRIDLDAVTSSADGDALFDELGCADGENEIAWRGGTRHVARLAVRPRESGLASESRRRVSTRQAGVRLEIPIPGSLDNLTLVEVPRRDPGEGEVEIQVVAAALNFSDVMKAMGVYPNPPRGVHVLGGECAGRVSRVGPGVANVHVGDDVVAMAPYAAGSFVTVKAARVVRKPTNLSFEEAAAIPTVFLTAHHALVTLGRMERGESVLVHAASGGVGLAAMQLARHLGGIIFATAGSEEKRDYVRALGCAHHVMDSRSLDFADEVRRRTSGRGVDLVLNSLTGAALAKGMEALAPGGRFLEIGKRDIYANSRLGMLPFRNNVAFFAIDLQTLAEQKPDALMRTLEGIFADMEQGHLTPLPVRSFPLSQAVDAFRHMAQAQHVGKIVLTVEEPEVVATRGDALPLVRSDGHYLITGGLGDLGLEVARWMVGEGARHLTLMGRRAPSPAAHEAISEMQRAGAQVHVACGDVSDRAQVDHVFRGIAASSAPLRGVIHAAVALDDGMILNLDRERFLRVMAARVAGSQWLHEHCTDPDLDFFVLFSSASSILGTPGQANYAAASAFMDALAHARRSQGLPAQTINWGPWANIGLAARGVFGARLRSNGAITEPSTATISPERGIEALARILQRGWIQTVVMPAQPEAWKALAPNVVDIPMVRKLFEAGAGAGAKGTRGALREALEAVDAGPKRRTMLEGYICEQIAQVLRFDTSRVGAETPFGTLGFDSLLSLEVRNRLARGLGVTLPVTLLWSHANAAALAVHLASEMSLPLEPLASLAVEEMPTQVDALDASALALLEQMSALSKSELQKLLEAPASNQETIL, encoded by the coding sequence ATGACGACGATGACGGACAAGAAATCGCTGCTCAAGCAAGCCCTCGACAAGCTCGACGACATGGCCACGAGGTTGCGTCGCTCCGAGTCCTTTCGCGATGCGCCCATCGCGGTGATCGGCATCGGATGCCGTTTCCCCGGCGGTGTCCGCAGCCCGGATGATCTGTGGGAAAACCTGGAGCGCGGAATCCACGCGGTGACCGAGATCCCACGCGAGCGCTGGGACATGGGCACGCTCTACGATCCGGATCCGTCGACCCCCGGCAAGATCGCCACCCGCCACGGCGGCTTCGTGGACGGCGTCGATCAGTTCGATCCGGCGTTCTTCGGGATCTCTCCGCGCGAGGCGGCGAGCATCGATCCGCAGCACCGCTTCGTCTTGGAGGTCGCCTGGGAGGCGCTGGAGCGCGCCGGGCAGGTGCCCGATGAACTGGCGCATACGAAGACCGGTGTCTTCGTTGGCATCAGCACCAACGACTACGCGCGGATCCTCTCGCGGCAGGGCAATGCCCACGTCGATGCGTACTACATGACCGGCAACTCGCTCAATTTCTCGGCCGGACGGCTTTCGTACCTGCTCGGCCTTCACGGCCCCGCGATGGCCGTGGACACGGCGTGCTCGTCGTCGCTCGTCGCCATTCATCTCGCCTGCCAGAGTTTGCGCATGGGCGAATGCGAGGTGGCGCTGGCCGGTGGCGTCAACCTGCTTCTCTCGCCCGAAGGCTACCTGGCCGCCTCCAGCGCGCGGATGCTTTCGCGGTCCGGCCGATGCCGCACGTTCGACGCCGATGCCGACGGGATGGTGCGCGCCGAAGGGTGCGGCATCGTCGTTCTGAAGCCGCTCGATGCGGCGCTCGCCGCAGAAGATCCGATCGTCGCCGTGGTTCGCGGTACGGCCGTGAATCAGGACGGCCCGAGCAGCGGCCTCACCGTGCCGAACAAGAAGGCGCAGGTGGAGGTGATCCGCGCCGCGCTAGCCAACGCGGGCGTGAGACCGCACGACGTGGGCTACGTCGAGGCCCACGGCACGGGCACCCCCCTGGGCGATCCGATCGAGGTGCGCGCCCTCGCCGAAAGCTTGTGCGACGGGCGCCCTGCCGAGAGGCCACTCTACATCGCCTCGATCAAGACGAACATCGGGCACGCCGAATCCGCGTCGGGCGTCGCAGGCTTCATCAAGACGGCGCTTTCGTTCGAGCGTGGAAGCCTTCCGCCGCATCTGCACTTGGAGCAGCTGAATCCCCACATGGAGTGGGTCGACTTGGCGATCCGCGTCCCCACCCGCAGCATGGGCTGGCCGTCGTCGCCCGAAGGAAAGCGCATCGCGGGGGTCAGTTCGTTCGGTGCGAGCGGGACGAACGCGCACGTCGTCCTGGAGGCGCCGCCGCCGCAGAGCGAGCTCCCCAGCGATCCCGGGCCCATCGTGCTGTCCCTTTCGGCGCGCACCGAAACGTCGCTGGGCGATCTGGCGCGTGCGTACGCGCGGCACCTCGAGAAGGCCGGCGCGCCGCCGCTGCGCGATCTCGCGCACACCACCGGCGTGCGGCGGAGCCATCACGAGCACCGGTTGTCGGTCGTCGGTCGCACGCACGCCGAGCTCGTTCGCGGGCTCGAGACGCAGAGAGAGCACGCGCCCTTGCCCGGCGTGGCCCGTGGCTTCGCGAAGGCCGGAAAAGAAACGACGATGGCCTTCGTCTTCTCCGGGCACGGATCGCAATGGTTCGGCATGGGGAGGCAGCTCTTCGAGCACGACCCGGTGTTTCGGCAAGCCCTGGAAGACTGCGATGCGGCGATGCGGCCGTACGCCGATTGGGGCCTCGTCGACACGCTCCGAAGCACGGAACCCGCATGGCTCGATCGGGTCTCGCAGGTCCAATCGGCGCTCTTCGCCATCGGCGTCGCGCTCGCGGCCCGGTGGCGTGCATGGGGGATCGAGCCGAGCGCCGTCGTCGGGCACAGCATGGGCGAGATCGCGGCGGCGCACGTCGCCGGCGCCCTGGGGTTGGACGACGCCGCGCGGATCATCTGCCAGCGTGGCCTGCTGCTGGACCGCGTCCGCGGCCAAGGGGCCATGCTCCTCGCCTCGTTGCCGCTCGGGGATGCCGAGGCGTGCCTCGAGGGTCATCGCGATCGCGTTTCGATTGCTGCGAGCAACGGGCCGCGCATGACCGTATTGTCCGGCGATCCGCGGTCCGTGGCGGAGATCCGCACGCGGCTCGAAGTGGACGGCGTGCTTTGCCGCGTCGTGAAATCCGACGTCGCCTTCCACAGCCCGCAGATGGATCCTTTGGTGGGCGAACTGGTGTCGCTGCTCGCGGGAATCACACCACGGGCCGCCGAGGGCATCGCGTTCCATTCGACGGTCACGGGCGACACGCTCACGGGCACACGGCTCGATCCGGCGTACTGGGGGAGAAATCTGCGCGAGCCGGTGCGCTTCGCGCGGGCGATGGATCGCTTGCTCGACACCGGGCACACGCATTTCATCGAGATGAGCCCGCACCCGACGCTGCTGCACGCGATGCAAGAGGCGTTCACCTCCGAAAACCGCGTCGCCGTTTCCAGTTTGCGGCGCGAGCGCGACGATCGCGCGCAGTTGCTGGAGTCGCTCGCCGCGCTGCACACCACGGGGTATCGGGTCGATTGGAAGCGTCTGTACCCGTCGGGGCGCTGCGCCGATCTGCCGACGTATGCGTGGGAGCACAAGCGCTTTTGGGCCGAAGAGCCCGAACCGCCTGTGCGGGAGGGGGACGATTGGATCTACGAGCCCCGCTGGCGAACGAGCCCGCGCGCCGCGACGACGGCGAACTCCGAATCGGGCGCGTGGCTGCTCGTCGGCGATGTGCCAGGGGTGGGCGGCGAACTCGCGGAGCTGCTGGTGCAGCACGGCAACGAGGTGCTCACTACGTGGCCCGAGGATGCGAGCACGCTGCGCGGCGTCGTGTACCTGGGAGGGCTCGAGGCGGCTTCGCCCGAGAAAGCGCTGGGAGACCTCATCGAACTGTTGCAGTGGCTCGCGCCGCTGCCGGCCCCCGTGTCTCTCTTCGTGGTGACACGGGGGTCGCAGTCCGTCGTCGCCGGGGATGCGATGGTGCTCGCACCGGATCAAGCGGCGCTCTGGGGCTTCGGGCGCACGGCCAGCCTCGAGCACCCCGGTGTCCTGCGCGCGATGCTCGACCTGGATCCCGCCGCCACGGGGCACGCGGAAAGCGCGGCGGCGATCTTCACGGAAATCGCCGCACCCGATGGGGAGGAGCACCTCGCGCTCCGAGGCGGAGAACGCTACGCGCTGCGCATCGAACGAAGCGCCGTTCTCCGCGGCAAGCCGCTCGAAAGCGCCCCCGTTTCGGACAACGCGACGTACCTCGTGACGGGCGGTCTCGGTGCGCTCGGTCTCAAGGTGGCGCGCTGGCTCGCGGGGTGCGGCGCGCGGCACCTCGTCCTGGTGGGTCGCAACGTTCCGTCCCGCGATGCGCCCGGCGATGCGCACACCGCGACGCAGATCGCGTCCCTGCGTGAATTGGAGGCGATGGGCGTCGATGTTCTGATGGTGCCCGCCGACGTCTCCGACGAATTGCGCATGGCGCTGTTGTTCGCGCAGATCGCCAAAACGAAGCCGCCGCTCCGCGGTGTCGTTCACGCGGCCGGCACGGCGACGGAGCGCCCTATCGTCGATCTCGAACGAGGGTCGCTCGCGCGCGAACTCGGCGCCAAAGTGGCCGGCACGTGGGCGCTTCACCGGCTGACCCAGGACCTCGCGCTGGACTTCTTCGTTCTCTTCGGCTCCACCGCGGCGGTTTGGGGCTTGAAGGACATGAGCCTGTACGGCGCGGCGAACGCCTTTCTCGAGACGTTCGCGCACCAGCGACGCGCCATGGGCCTGCCCGCGCTCAGCATCGCGTGGAGCCGGTGGGACGACGCGCGCATCGTCCGCCGCAGCGAAGGGCAAACCGAGCGCCTGCGCGAGCAGTACGACCGCATGGGCGTCTTCGCACTGCCCTCCGAGCTCGCCCTCGAGGTCATGGGAAGACTCCTCGCGACCGGGGTCTCGCACGCCATCGTGGCGGCCATGGATTGGTCGCGCTTCACACCAATCTACGAAGCCCAACGCCGACGGCCGCTGATCGCGAGCGTCGCGGCGCGCGAGCCCGAGGCCAACGGAATCCGTGGGGCGGAGGACGGTGACGACCTCCGGCGGCAACTCGAATCCACCTCACCGGCCCGACGCCTGGGCCGGCTCAAAGGGATCGTGCGCAAGGAAGTCGGCCGCGTGCTCGGCTTCGGGGACGACGACATCCTCGATCCGGCCGCGGGCCTCTTCGAGCTGGGCATGGATTCGGTGATGGCCGTCGACGTTTCGCGACGCCTGGGATCCCTGTTCGGGCGGCCGGTCCCCGTGGCCGCGGTGTTCAACCATTCGAGCATCGAAACCCTCGCGCGCCACCTCGAGGAAGACGTCCTGGGGTTCGCCTCGACCCGCACCACGCGCGTGGACCGCACCGAGGTGGCCGCCCAGGAATCGATTGCCGTGGTCGGCATGGGATGCCGTTTCCCCGGCGGCATCGAGAGCACCGAGGCGCTCTGGCGATTGCTCGAGGAGGGGCGAACCATCGTCTCGAAGGCCCCGCGCGAGCGATGGGCCGCCGACGCCTTCGACGACGACGGCGACGCATGGCACGGGGCATTTCTCGACCGCGTCGATCACTTCGATTATCCGTTCTTCGGCATCTCGCCCCGCGAGGCCGCTGCGCTGGATCCGCAGCACCGCCTCCTGCTGACCGTGGCGTGGGAGGCGCTGGAGCACGCGGGGGTGGCACCGGAGAGCTTGGCCGGCAGCGCGACGGGCGTCTTCGTGGGCATCGCCGGTGCCGAGTACAATCTGCTGCGACTTCGAAGCGCCGGCGCCGGCGACTACGATGTCTACGATCTGACGGGCAACGCCCTCAGCTGCGCGGCCGGCCGCCTCGCGTTCGTGCTCGATCTGCAGGGCCCCGCGGTGTCGATCGACACGGCGTGCTCGTCCTCGCTTTCGGCCGTCTACCTCGCCTGCCAGAGCCTGCGGGCCGGGGAGACCCACCTCGCGCTGGCGGGCGGTGTCAGTGTGATCGCGTCGCCGCTGTCGTTTGCCGCCACCACGCGCGGAAAGATGATTGCGCACGATGGCCTTTGCAAAACCTTCGACGCGCGCGCCGACGGCTACGGTCGCGGCGAGGGGTGCGGGCTCGTCGTCCTCAAGCGCCTCTCGGATGCCCTTGCGGGCGATGACGTCATCCACGGCGTGATTCGAGGCATCGCGATGGTGCACGATGGGCACAGCAGCGGCCTCACCGTTCCCAACGGCTTGGCGCAGGTGAAGGTCATTCGCCGCGCACTCGCCGATGCCCAGGTGAAGCCCTCCGAGGTCTCCTACGTCGAAGCGCACGGCACCGGGACCGCCTTGGGTGACCCGATCGAGATCGAATCGCTGCGCGCGGCGCTGGGGGATGGGCGCGATGCCGAGCACCCGCTTTGGGTCGGTTCGGTGAAGACGAACTTCGGTCACCTCGAGGCGGCATCGGGCGTCGCAGGCTTGATGAAGGCCATCCTGTCGCTCCAACGCGCCCGGATCCCCGCGCACCTGAACTTCGAGCGGCTGAATCCCGAGATCTCGCTTTCGGAGATTCCGGCGATCATCCCGACCGAGGCCCTGGCGTGGCCGGCCCACCGCGCCCACATCGCGGGGGTCAGCTCCTTCGGATTCAGCGGCACCAACGTGCACCTGGTCCTGGGCGAGCCGCCTGCGAGGACCGCCGCCGAGGCGCGCGAGGATCGGATCCAACTCGTTCCGCTGTCGGCGCGGTCGCCGGAAGCCTTGTCCGACGCGGTGCGGGCCTCGGTCGAGCGCTTCGGTACGGTGGACGCATCCCTCGAGTCCATCGGCTACGCGAGCGCACGCAAGCGCGGACACCATGCGCAACGGCTCGCGGTCGTCGCCGGTTCGCGATCGGATTGGGTCGAGGCGCTCCGTGCGTTCGGGCGCGGGGAGGAGGATGCGCGGGTCATCTCGGGGCTCGTTCGCTCCGATCGCAGCCATGCTGCCGTCTTCATTTATCCCGGCCAGGGTTCGCAATGGATCGGGATGGGGCGCGAGCTCTTGGTTCGGGAGCCGGTCTTTCGCGCGGAGTTCGATCGTGTGGCGCACGCCATGAAGGACCTGGTCGACTTTTCGCTCCACGACGAGATCGCGCGCGACGATGGTCCGCTTGCAAACGGTGCGATCGACGTGGTTCAGCCCGTCCTCTTCGCGCTCGAGAGCGCGTACACGGCGCTCTGGCGCTCATGGGGCATCGAGCCCGAGGCCGTGGTCGGTCACAGCAAAGGGGAGGCGACGGCCGCGTACATTGCGGGCGCGCTTTCGCTCGAGGACGCGGCGAGCGTGATCTGCATTCGCAGCCGCTTGCTCCGGCGCATGAGCGGCCACGGAGGCATCCTCATCGTCGGCCTCCCGCTGGCGAAGACCGAGGCGGCCCTCGCGCCGTACGCAGGCCGCCTTTGGGTGTCGGCGAGCAACGGCCCGACGATGACCGCCGTCGGGGGCGATCTGGACGCCCTGGACACGCTGGCGGCGTCGCTGCGCGAAGGAAACGTCTACTGCCAACCGGTGCGCACCGACGTCGCGTCGCACACGCCGAAGATGGATCCGTTGCGCGAAGATCTGCTCGCGGCGCTCGCGCACCTGAAGCCGCGCGCCGCCGCGATCCCCATCTATTCGACGGTCACCGGTCAGGTGTCCGACGGTGCGTGTTTCGATGCCCGGTACTGGGTCGACAACCTGTGCAAGCCGGTCCTGTTCGCGCCGGTGATCGAAACGATGCTCGGCGAGGCGTTCAACGTCTTCCTCGAGATGAGCCCTCATCCGAGTCTGCTTCATGCAGTCGACGATGCGATTGCCCAGCGCGGGGCCGATGCGATCACCGTCCCCTCGGGCCGTCGCAGCCACGACGAACGACAGACCTTGCTCGATTCGCTGGGCCGGCTTTACGTGCGCGGCGTTCCCGTCGCCTGGGAGCAACTCTATCCGTCGGGGGCCGCGTGGGCGTCGCTCCCGCCGTATCCGTGGCAAACGGAGCGGGTCTGGCTCGCGCACGAGGAGCGGGGCCATGCCCACCGCGCGCGAACGTGGCGCGCGGGCGATCCCGGGCGTCCGCTGCTTCACGGACGAACGCCGGTGGCCGCGTCGGGGGTCTTCGTTTGGGAGATGCGCCTCGACGCCGAACGCCTCGCGTACCTGAGCGATCACCGCGTTCAGGGGAACATCCTTTTCCCGGCGACGGGCTACATCGAGATGGCCCTCGCCGCCGCCGAAGAGGTATTTGGCCCCGGAGCTCACCTCGTTCGAGACGTGGCGTTTCGGTCGGCGCTGCAGCTGACCGCGGGCGAGCCCGAGCTGGTGCAGGTCGCGGTTACCTTGGAGATGACCGGGCTGGCATCGTTCCAGATCGCTACGCTTCGCGGCCCGTCGGACGAGCCGTGGGACGTGCATGTGCAGGGGACGCTGGTCTCGAGCCCCGCGACGCGGGCACGCGGGCCGCGCCTCGATGTGGAATCTTTGCGCGCCCGGTGCACACGTTCCACGTCCCACGAGGCGCTCTACGAGGCGCTCACCGCACGCGGGCTGAACTACGGCGCGAGCTTCCGGGGGATCGGCGAGGCCCATGCCGGTGACGGCGAAGCCATCGCCACGCTTGTCATCACCGAGCCGCATGCCGCCGGCTACCTGGTTCACCCGGCGCTGCTCGATGCCGCGCTGCACCCGTCGATTCTCGCGTTGCCGAGCCAGCACTTCGAGGCCGGCGACGCCGTCCTGCCCGTCGCCGTCGCGCGCGTGCAGGTTCACGGGCCGCCGGCCGACGCCGCGGGCGCCTACGTGCGCATCTCGCCGCGACCTGGCGCCACCCTGGATATGGTCTCGATCGATGCCTCCATCTTCGATGGCGATGGCCACGTGCTGGTCGAGATCTCGGGGATGGATGCGCGCCGCCTGGGAAAGGGTGCGACGGCGAACGAGGCCGGCACGGATGGCTGGTTGTACGAGCTCGCATGGCCCCCGCAACCGCTGCCCGCGCCCGCGCCCGATGCGACGGCGGCGAGGGGAGGGTGGTTGCTCTTCGACGCGGGCGACGGCCTCGTGGCGTCGCTGCGATCGCGGCTCGAGGCGGAGGGCGGCACGTGCCATACGGTGACCCTGCAGGATCTCGATCCGACGTCCCCCGACGCCTACCGCGAGCTCGTCGGGCGCGCGTTCGAGAACCGCGGCGTCGAACTCCGCGGCGTCGTTCACGCGTGGAGTCTCGCGGCGGGCTCGCTGGAGGAAACCCAGGACCGGGGGTGCATCAGCGCGCTGTACCTCGCGCAGGCCATCGCGGACTCGGCGCCATCGGCACGCCTTTGGCTGGTCACCCGCGGTGCGCAGGCGTACCCGCCCGGGGCGGCCCTGAACGTTGCCCAGGCCCCCATCTTGGGCCTCGGGCGCGTTCTGGCCAATGAGCTCCCGGGCCTCTCCTGCACCCGCATCGACCTCGACGCGGTCACCTCCAGCGCCGATGGCGACGCCCTCTTCGACGAACTCGGGTGCGCCGATGGCGAGAATGAAATCGCCTGGCGCGGCGGCACCCGTCACGTCGCGCGCCTCGCCGTGCGGCCTCGGGAGAGCGGCCTCGCTTCGGAGTCCCGCCGGCGCGTCTCCACCCGCCAGGCGGGCGTCCGGCTCGAGATCCCGATCCCCGGCTCGCTCGACAACCTGACGCTGGTGGAGGTGCCGCGCCGCGACCCCGGCGAAGGCGAGGTGGAAATCCAGGTCGTCGCCGCGGCGCTCAATTTCAGCGACGTCATGAAGGCCATGGGCGTCTACCCCAATCCGCCGAGGGGCGTGCACGTCCTCGGCGGTGAATGCGCCGGGCGCGTGAGCCGCGTCGGTCCGGGTGTCGCCAACGTTCACGTCGGCGACGACGTGGTGGCCATGGCGCCGTACGCCGCCGGCTCGTTCGTCACCGTCAAGGCGGCGCGCGTGGTCCGGAAGCCGACGAACCTCTCCTTCGAGGAAGCGGCGGCGATCCCCACGGTCTTTCTGACGGCGCATCACGCATTGGTCACGCTCGGGCGCATGGAGCGAGGCGAGAGTGTGCTCGTGCATGCCGCTTCGGGCGGCGTCGGCCTCGCGGCCATGCAGCTGGCCCGCCACCTCGGCGGCATCATCTTCGCGACCGCGGGCAGCGAGGAAAAACGCGACTACGTGCGCGCGCTCGGCTGCGCGCACCACGTGATGGACTCGCGCTCGCTCGACTTCGCGGACGAAGTTCGCCGTCGCACCAGCGGCCGCGGTGTCGACCTCGTTCTCAACTCGCTCACGGGCGCGGCGCTCGCCAAAGGCATGGAGGCCCTAGCCCCCGGCGGCCGCTTCCTCGAAATCGGCAAACGCGACATCTACGCGAACAGCCGTCTCGGCATGCTCCCGTTTCGGAACAACGTCGCCTTCTTTGCCATCGACCTGCAGACGCTGGCCGAGCAAAAGCCCGACGCCTTGATGCGCACCCTGGAAGGCATCTTCGCGGACATGGAACAGGGGCACCTCACGCCGCTCCCCGTCCGCAGCTTTCCGCTTTCCCAGGCGGTCGACGCGTTTCGGCACATGGCGCAAGCCCAGCACGTGGGCAAGATCGTCCTCACGGTGGAGGAGCCCGAGGTGGTGGCCACACGCGGTGATGCACTGCCGCTCGTGCGATCCGATGGGCACTACCTCATTACCGGCGGACTCGGCGATCTCGGGCTCGAGGTCGCGCGGTGGATGGTGGGCGAGGGTGCTCGACACCTCACGCTCATGGGCCGCCGGGCGCCCTCTCCAGCGGCCCACGAGGCCATCTCCGAGATGCAGCGTGCCGGGGCGCAGGTGCACGTGGCGTGCGGCGACGTCTCGGATCGGGCGCAGGTCGACCACGTCTTTCGCGGTATCGCGGCATCGTCTGCGCCGCTTCGTGGCGTCATTCACGCGGCGGTGGCCCTCGACGACGGCATGATCCTCAACCTCGATCGCGAGCGCTTTTTGCGGGTCATGGCGGCCCGGGTCGCCGGAAGCCAATGGCTCCACGAGCATTGCACCGACCCCGACCTCGACTTCTTCGTTCTGTTCTCCTCCGCGTCCTCGATCCTCGGCACGCCCGGGCAAGCGAACTACGCGGCGGCGAGCGCGTTCATGGACGCCCTCGCACACGCGAGGCGCTCCCAGGGCTTGCCCGCGCAGACCATCAACTGGGGACCTTGGGCCAACATCGGCCTCGCGGCGCGCGGCGTCTTTGGTGCGCGGCTTCGATCGAACGGTGCCATCACCGAACCGTCCACCGCGACGATTTCTCCCGAACGGGGCATCGAGGCGCTCGCTCGAATCCTGCAGCGCGGGTGGATCCAAACGGTGGTCATGCCCGCGCAGCCGGAGGCGTGGAAAGCGCTCGCCCCCAATGTCGTCGATATCCCCATGGTGCGAAAGCTCTTCGAGGCCGGCGCGGGGGCCGGCGCGAAGGGCACGCGAGGCGCCCTGCGCGAGGCGCTCGAGGCCGTGGACGCCGGACCGAAGCGCCGGACCATGCTCGAGGGCTACATCTGCGAACAGATTGCCCAGGTGCTCCGATTCGACACGAGCCGCGTCGGCGCGGAGACCCCCTTTGGCACGTTGGGCTTCGACTCGCTCCTGTCCCTGGAGGTTCGCAACCGCCTCGCACGGGGCCTGGGCGTGACGCTCCCCGTGACCCTTCTCTGGTCGCACGCCAACGCTGCCGCGCTGGCCGTGCACCTGGCCAGCGAAATGTCGCTCCCCCTCGAACCCCTCGCATCGCTCGCCGTCGAAGAGATGCCCACCCAAGTCGATGCGCTCGACGCCAGTGCACTCGCACTGCTCGAGCAAATGAGTGCGCTCTCGAAGAGCGAGCTCCAAAAGCTCTTGGAGGCCCCCGCTTCCAATCAGGAAACCATTCTATGA